The following are from one region of the Variovorax sp. V213 genome:
- a CDS encoding amino acid ABC transporter substrate-binding protein, producing the protein MTPKATLSVFLAGLLAAAALVSAVPARAQPQAPETLTGTLAKVRETGAITIGYRESSVPFSFLNARKEPIGYSIELCRALVTAIEDAVNKSLAIKWSPVTSDSRIDAVESGAVDLECGSTTNNLERQKRVSFSPTIFVSGTKVLVKKGSPIKSFRDLAGKRVAVTAGTTNEKTLRELSQKFKLGINLLVSRDHADSFGLVKSGQADAFATDDVLLYGLIARDAAKAEYEVVGDYLSYDPYGIMYRKGDAQLRKVINDTFQVLAEDGEIERQYKRWFLRKLPTGESINLPMSAQLEAIIQTMAVKAAE; encoded by the coding sequence CACGCTGTCGGTTTTCCTGGCCGGCCTGCTGGCAGCCGCCGCGCTTGTTTCCGCCGTGCCTGCGCGGGCACAGCCGCAGGCCCCCGAGACATTGACCGGCACCCTCGCCAAGGTACGGGAAACCGGCGCCATCACCATCGGCTACCGCGAATCGTCGGTGCCGTTTTCCTTTCTCAACGCGCGCAAGGAACCCATCGGCTATTCGATCGAACTCTGCCGCGCGCTGGTCACGGCCATCGAAGACGCGGTGAACAAGAGCCTCGCGATCAAGTGGTCGCCCGTGACTTCCGATTCGCGCATCGATGCGGTCGAGAGCGGCGCGGTCGATCTCGAATGCGGCTCGACCACCAACAATCTCGAGCGGCAGAAGCGCGTGAGTTTTTCGCCCACGATCTTCGTCTCGGGCACCAAGGTGCTGGTGAAAAAAGGGTCGCCGATCAAGTCATTTCGCGACCTGGCCGGCAAGCGGGTGGCGGTGACCGCCGGCACGACCAACGAGAAGACGCTGCGCGAGCTTTCGCAGAAGTTCAAGCTCGGCATCAACCTGCTGGTGTCGCGCGACCACGCCGATTCCTTCGGGCTCGTGAAGAGCGGCCAGGCCGACGCCTTCGCCACCGACGACGTGCTGCTCTACGGCCTGATCGCGCGGGACGCCGCCAAGGCCGAGTACGAAGTGGTCGGCGACTATCTCTCCTACGACCCCTACGGGATCATGTACCGCAAGGGGGATGCACAGCTTCGCAAGGTGATCAACGACACCTTCCAGGTGCTGGCCGAGGACGGCGAGATCGAGCGCCAGTACAAGCGCTGGTTCCTGCGCAAGCTGCCCACGGGAGAGAGCATCAACCTGCCGATGAGCGCGCAGCTGGAAGCGATCATCCAGACGATGGCGGTGAAGGCGGCCGAATAG
- the hisA gene encoding 1-(5-phosphoribosyl)-5-[(5-phosphoribosylamino)methylideneamino]imidazole-4-carboxamide isomerase, whose product MLLIPAIDLKDGHCVRLKQGDMDQSTIFSEDPAAMARKWVEAGARRLHLVDLNGAFAGKPQNHAAIKAILREVGDDIPVQLGGGIRDLDTIERYIDDGLRYVIIGTAAVKNPGFLKDACVAFGGHIIVGLDARDGKVATDGWSKLTGHEVADLGKKFEDYGVESIIYTDIGRDGMLSGINIDATVKLAQALTIPVIASGGLSNMADIDQLCAVEPEGVEGVICGRAIYSGDLDFAAAQARADELAGV is encoded by the coding sequence ATGCTCCTCATTCCCGCCATTGATCTCAAAGACGGCCACTGCGTTCGCCTCAAACAGGGCGACATGGACCAGTCCACCATCTTCAGCGAAGACCCCGCCGCCATGGCCCGCAAGTGGGTCGAGGCGGGCGCGCGGCGGCTGCATCTGGTCGATCTGAATGGCGCATTCGCCGGCAAGCCGCAAAACCACGCGGCCATCAAGGCGATCCTGCGCGAGGTCGGGGACGACATTCCCGTGCAGCTGGGCGGCGGCATCCGCGACCTCGACACCATCGAGCGCTACATCGACGACGGCCTGCGCTACGTGATCATCGGCACCGCCGCGGTCAAGAACCCCGGCTTCCTGAAGGACGCCTGCGTCGCCTTCGGCGGCCACATCATCGTGGGCCTCGACGCCAGGGACGGCAAGGTGGCCACCGATGGCTGGAGCAAGCTCACGGGCCACGAAGTGGCCGACCTGGGCAAGAAGTTCGAGGACTACGGCGTCGAATCGATCATCTACACCGACATCGGCCGCGACGGCATGCTGTCGGGCATCAACATCGATGCCACCGTCAAGCTCGCGCAGGCGCTGACCATTCCGGTCATCGCCTCGGGCGGCCTGTCGAACATGGCCGATATCGACCAGCTTTGCGCCGTCGAGCCCGAAGGCGTCGAAGGCGTGATCTGCGGCCGCGCCATCTATTCGGGCGACCTCGATTTCGCCGCCGCGCAGGCCCGCGCGGACGAACTCGCCGGCGTCTGA
- the hisH gene encoding imidazole glycerol phosphate synthase subunit HisH, with translation MKSVANTVAVVDYGMGNLRSVSQAVQHAADQVGVQVFVTSDPEVVRKATRVVLPGQGAMPDCMRELRDSGLQESVLEAAANKPLFGVCVGMQMLLSRSDEGPTDGLGLIPGEVVKFELAGRLQPDGSRFKVPQMGWNQVRQAQPHAVWAGVPDMSYFYFVHSFYARPADARHSVGEADYGASFTAAIARDNIFATQFHPEKSADHGLQLYRNFLHWNP, from the coding sequence ATGAAATCTGTAGCAAATACCGTCGCGGTCGTCGACTACGGCATGGGCAATCTCCGCTCCGTCTCGCAGGCCGTGCAGCACGCGGCCGACCAGGTGGGCGTGCAGGTCTTCGTCACCTCCGACCCCGAGGTGGTCCGCAAGGCCACGCGCGTGGTGCTGCCGGGGCAGGGCGCCATGCCCGACTGCATGCGCGAACTGCGCGACTCCGGCTTGCAGGAATCGGTGCTCGAAGCCGCGGCGAACAAGCCGCTCTTCGGCGTGTGCGTGGGCATGCAGATGCTGCTGTCGCGCAGCGACGAAGGGCCGACCGACGGCCTGGGCCTCATCCCGGGTGAAGTCGTCAAGTTCGAACTGGCCGGCCGGCTGCAGCCCGATGGCAGCCGCTTCAAGGTGCCCCAGATGGGTTGGAACCAGGTGCGCCAGGCCCAGCCGCATGCCGTGTGGGCGGGCGTGCCGGACATGAGCTATTTCTATTTCGTTCACAGCTTCTATGCGCGGCCGGCCGACGCCCGGCACAGCGTGGGCGAAGCAGATTACGGCGCGAGCTTTACCGCAGCCATCGCACGCGATAACATTTTTGCCACCCAGTTCCACCCGGAGAAGAGTGCGGACCATGGGTTGCAGCTCTACCGAAATTTCCTCCACTGGAATCCCTGA
- the hisB gene encoding imidazoleglycerol-phosphate dehydratase HisB, translated as MTTPQTADTGTTARTASVTRNTAETKITVSVNLDGTGKAKLSTGIGFFDHMLDQIARHGLIDLEIDCKGDLHIDGHHTVEDVGITLGQAVAKAVGDKKGIRRYGHAYVPLDEALSRVVIDFSGRPGLEMHVPFTSGMIGTFDSQLTYEFFQGFANHAFVTLHIDNLKGVNAHHQCETVFKAFARALRGALELDPRSVGVIPSTKGSL; from the coding sequence ATGACCACCCCCCAAACAGCCGACACGGGCACCACCGCGCGCACCGCATCGGTCACTCGCAACACCGCCGAAACGAAGATCACCGTCAGCGTCAACCTCGACGGCACGGGCAAGGCCAAGCTCTCCACCGGCATCGGCTTTTTCGACCACATGCTCGACCAGATCGCCCGCCACGGGCTGATCGATCTGGAGATCGATTGCAAGGGTGACCTGCACATCGACGGCCACCACACCGTGGAAGACGTGGGCATCACGCTCGGCCAGGCGGTTGCCAAGGCTGTGGGCGACAAGAAGGGCATCCGCCGCTATGGGCATGCCTACGTGCCGCTCGACGAGGCGCTGAGCCGCGTCGTCATCGATTTCTCGGGCCGACCGGGCCTGGAGATGCACGTGCCGTTCACGAGCGGCATGATCGGCACCTTCGACAGCCAGCTCACCTACGAATTCTTCCAGGGCTTCGCCAACCACGCGTTCGTCACGCTGCACATCGACAACCTCAAGGGCGTCAATGCGCACCACCAGTGCGAAACGGTGTTCAAGGCTTTTGCGCGCGCGCTGCGCGGCGCGCTCGAACTCGACCCACGCTCCGTCGGCGTCATTCCCTCGACCAAGGGTTCGCTCTGA
- the hisC gene encoding histidinol-phosphate transaminase: protein MTTSSTVRPIDRIRSDVQSMHAYAVQDARGFVKLDAMENPFGLPPALQVELGARLGALALNRYPGERGGDLQRALAAHAHMPEGFGLMLGNGSDELISLLAIACDVPGATVLAPVPGFVMYAMSARLQGLRFVGVPLTADFELDEAAMLAAIAREKPAIVYLAYPNNPTANLWDDAAIEKIVRAQGEQGGLVVIDEAYQPFAAKSYIDRIARHGHVLLMRTLSKLGLAGIRLGYLMGPAALIAEIDKVRPPYNVSALNCECALFALEHAEVFEAQARQIREERHRLMMGLGRLSGVKVWPSDANMILVRVPDAAKTFEGMKTRGILVKNVSKMHELLANCLRLTVGTADENARMLAALEASL, encoded by the coding sequence ATGACTACTTCCTCCACCGTCCGCCCGATCGATCGCATCCGCTCCGACGTGCAGTCCATGCATGCCTATGCGGTGCAGGACGCACGCGGCTTCGTCAAGCTCGACGCCATGGAGAACCCGTTCGGCCTGCCGCCCGCGTTGCAGGTCGAGCTTGGCGCCCGGCTCGGCGCGCTGGCGCTCAACCGCTATCCGGGCGAGCGCGGCGGCGATCTGCAGCGCGCGCTGGCGGCGCACGCGCACATGCCCGAAGGCTTTGGGCTGATGCTGGGCAACGGCTCCGACGAGCTGATCTCGCTGCTGGCCATTGCCTGCGACGTGCCTGGCGCCACGGTGCTCGCGCCCGTGCCCGGTTTCGTGATGTACGCCATGAGCGCACGGCTGCAGGGCCTGCGTTTTGTTGGCGTGCCGCTTACGGCTGATTTCGAACTCGACGAAGCCGCCATGCTCGCCGCCATCGCGCGCGAGAAACCGGCCATCGTGTACCTCGCCTATCCGAACAATCCCACCGCCAACCTCTGGGACGACGCCGCCATCGAGAAGATCGTGCGGGCCCAGGGCGAGCAGGGCGGCCTGGTGGTGATCGACGAGGCCTACCAGCCCTTCGCCGCCAAGAGCTATATCGACCGCATCGCGCGGCACGGGCATGTACTCCTGATGCGCACGCTCAGCAAGCTCGGCCTGGCCGGCATCCGCCTTGGCTATCTCATGGGCCCGGCCGCGCTGATCGCCGAGATCGACAAGGTGCGCCCGCCCTACAACGTCAGCGCGCTCAACTGCGAGTGCGCGCTCTTCGCGCTCGAGCACGCCGAGGTGTTCGAGGCCCAGGCAAGGCAGATCCGCGAGGAGCGGCATCGCCTCATGATGGGCCTGGGGCGCCTTTCGGGCGTCAAGGTGTGGCCGAGCGACGCCAACATGATCCTCGTGCGCGTGCCCGATGCCGCCAAGACCTTCGAGGGTATGAAGACCCGCGGCATACTGGTGAAGAACGTTTCTAAAATGCACGAACTGCTGGCAAATTGCCTGCGCCTCACCGTCGGAACGGCCGACGAGAATGCGCGGATGCTCGCGGCACTCGAAGCCTCACTATGA
- the hisD gene encoding histidinol dehydrogenase: MTLKAAPVRLSTASAGFDADFKARLHWSADADAAIEKVVADILADVQKRGDAAVLEYTHRFDQLGAATLPELELTQAELKAAFDSLPAAQRDALESAARRVRSYHEAQKKASGESWSYRDADGTLLGQKVTPLDRVGIYVPGGKAAYPSSVLMNAIPAHVAGVGEIIMVVPTPKGEKNPLVLAAAYVAGVTRGFTIGGAQAVAALAYGTATIPAVDKITGPGNAYVAAAKRRVFGTVGIDMIAGPSEILVLADGTTPPDWVAMDLFSQAEHDELAQSILLCPDAAYIDRVQAEIDRLLPTMPRAEIIAASLNGRGALIHTGSMEEACEISNRIAPEHLEVSSSEPQRWEPLLRHAGAIFLGAFTSESLGDYCAGPNHVLPTSGTARFSSPLGVYDFQKRSSLIEVSEAGAQVLGPIAVTLAEGEGLQAHAEAARMRLHKI, from the coding sequence ATGACCCTGAAAGCAGCACCCGTCCGTCTCTCCACGGCTTCCGCCGGCTTCGACGCTGATTTCAAGGCGCGGCTGCATTGGTCCGCCGACGCGGACGCGGCGATCGAGAAGGTGGTGGCCGACATCCTGGCCGATGTGCAGAAGCGCGGTGACGCGGCGGTGCTGGAATACACCCATCGCTTCGATCAGTTGGGCGCCGCCACCTTGCCCGAGCTCGAACTCACGCAGGCCGAGCTGAAGGCCGCGTTCGATTCGCTGCCCGCCGCGCAGCGCGATGCGCTCGAATCTGCGGCCCGCCGCGTGCGCAGCTACCACGAGGCCCAGAAGAAGGCGAGCGGCGAGAGCTGGAGCTACCGCGATGCCGACGGCACGCTGCTCGGCCAGAAAGTCACGCCGCTCGACCGTGTCGGCATCTATGTGCCGGGCGGCAAGGCGGCCTATCCGTCGAGCGTGCTGATGAACGCGATTCCGGCACACGTTGCGGGCGTCGGCGAAATCATCATGGTCGTGCCCACGCCGAAAGGCGAGAAGAACCCGCTCGTGCTCGCTGCCGCCTACGTGGCCGGCGTGACGCGCGGCTTCACCATCGGCGGCGCGCAGGCCGTGGCCGCGCTGGCCTACGGCACCGCCACCATCCCCGCGGTGGACAAGATCACCGGCCCCGGTAACGCCTATGTCGCGGCCGCCAAGCGCCGCGTGTTCGGCACCGTCGGCATCGACATGATCGCGGGCCCGAGCGAAATCCTCGTCCTGGCCGACGGCACCACGCCGCCCGATTGGGTGGCGATGGACCTGTTCAGCCAGGCCGAGCACGACGAGCTTGCGCAGAGCATTCTGCTGTGCCCCGACGCGGCCTATATCGATCGCGTGCAGGCCGAAATCGACCGCCTGCTTCCCACCATGCCGCGCGCCGAAATCATCGCGGCCTCGCTCAATGGCCGCGGCGCGTTGATCCACACCGGGAGCATGGAAGAGGCCTGTGAGATCAGCAACCGCATCGCGCCCGAGCACCTCGAGGTCAGCAGCAGCGAGCCGCAGCGATGGGAGCCGCTGCTGCGGCATGCCGGCGCAATCTTTCTTGGCGCCTTCACCAGCGAGAGCCTGGGCGACTACTGCGCGGGCCCGAACCACGTGCTGCCGACCAGCGGCACGGCGCGCTTCTCGAGCCCGCTGGGTGTCTATGACTTCCAGAAGCGTTCGAGCCTGATCGAAGTGAGCGAAGCCGGCGCGCAGGTGCTGGGCCCCATCGCGGTGACGCTGGCCGAAGGCGAAGGCTTGCAGGCGCATGCCGAAGCGGCACGAATGCGACTGCATAAGATCTGA
- the hisG gene encoding ATP phosphoribosyltransferase codes for MITLALSKGRIFEETMPLLAAAGIEVTEDPEKSRKLILATTRPDVRVVLVRASDVPTYVQYGGADLGVTGFDVLLEHGNQGLYQPLDLRIAACRLSVAVRADYDYASAVKQGSRLRVATKYVGLAREFFASKGVHVDLIKLYGSMELAPLTGLADAIVDLVSTGNTLRANHLVEVERIMDISARLVVNQAALKLKREPIRHIIDAFASAIPAAATP; via the coding sequence ATGATCACGCTTGCTCTGTCCAAAGGCCGCATCTTCGAAGAGACGATGCCCCTGCTGGCCGCCGCCGGCATCGAGGTCACCGAAGACCCCGAAAAATCGCGCAAGCTGATTCTCGCGACCACACGCCCCGATGTGCGCGTGGTGCTGGTGCGCGCCTCCGACGTGCCCACCTATGTGCAATATGGCGGAGCCGATCTCGGCGTGACCGGCTTCGACGTGCTGCTCGAGCACGGCAACCAGGGCCTGTACCAGCCGCTCGATCTGCGCATTGCGGCCTGCCGCCTCAGCGTGGCGGTGCGCGCAGATTACGACTACGCCTCGGCCGTGAAGCAGGGTTCGCGCCTCAGGGTCGCGACCAAGTACGTGGGCCTGGCGCGCGAGTTCTTCGCGAGCAAGGGCGTGCACGTCGACCTGATCAAGCTCTACGGCAGCATGGAGCTCGCACCGCTCACAGGCCTGGCCGACGCCATCGTCGATCTGGTCTCGACCGGCAACACGCTCAGGGCCAATCACCTGGTCGAGGTGGAGCGGATCATGGACATCAGCGCACGCCTCGTGGTCAACCAGGCCGCGCTCAAGCTCAAGCGCGAGCCGATCCGCCACATCATCGATGCCTTCGCCTCCGCCATTCCCGCGGCAGCCACGCCCTGA